The sequence TGGGGGACAACTGAAGACTGACCTTTAGCAACAAACTGAGGACCCCACACACAtttccccccacctcaccccagggCCGGCCAGACACACGTCACTCAGCTGTGACAACACGCCAGGACAGGCAAGTCAGCTGCTCAGAGGACCTCCACTCACCCTGGAGTCGGTCTGACAGCAGCATTCGCGCCTTCGTGTCACTTTAACTAGCAGTGTTTGGCGCAGGCACCTTAAAAGTCTTAATACTTTTTGGGGTCCTGACAACCGCACAACAGAAAGTTCTCTTTCGGAAAAATCTTTTCTGACACAGCATTTTTCCCTGGAATGAGCCTTGGTCATTAttggagtttaaaaataaaaagcagagcaGGATCAGAGGTAGGACTTCTACTGCCATCCAGGAGTTTTCCCAGAAGGGCCTGAATGAGCTAGGACACGTGCCGTGGTGGCGATGCCAATGCCACAGCTATTCCTTTGCAGGTTGTGCCGgaggatgttttgttttttggctgtgttgggtcttcattgctgtgcacgggatttctctagttgtggcgagcaggggctgctcttcactgcggtgagcgggcttcttattgtcgtggcttctcttgttgcggagcgtgagCTCTatgagcgcaggctcggtagttgtggcgcacgggcttagttgctctgcggcatgtggggtcttcccgggccagggctcgaacccgtgtcccctgcattggcaggcggattcttaaccactgcgccaccagggaagccccgtgccaGAGGATTTTTGATGTGTGTGCATCGCTGTATAAATGCTCTTCTTAACACACAAGAAGCACCCGGAACACCTCATTTGGAGTCAGAGTCTACTGGTCAACAGCTGCTGGTTCCCCCAGGCCACAAAACCAATGCTCCCCTTTCTTCTTGTGCTGTATGTTAGGTATTGTTGTTTCTTCTTCTCCCCTTTGCCGCAAGAGGGGAGGAAAAGTAAGGATAACGCCAATTATTTAAAGGAAATCAAGGCAGAAGGGGTGGACCAAAATCCACAGTGAAACTAAAGGAGGGATCACAGAAGTCCAAACGCAGCCAAAGGCGGGTCAGCTTTTGCTCATCCACGAAGGGCTTTTCAAGTTTTCCGGGGCAGATTTCCCTGATGGTTTAGAGGTTGCAGTTGGGTTCCTGGGGGCCACTGGGGGCTCATGCAAGAAGGAAGACTCGCTCAACCTGGCATCCTGGGAGTCAGCCACGGTGGACACGTCGGCCTCACTGGACAGGTCCTCCGTCGAGAGGTTGAGGCTCCCGAGCTTGGCGAGGGAGTGAGAGCGCTTGAGCGGGGACGAGACCGTGAGGCCCGCCAGCCGGAGCCGGGTCTCGATCTCCTGCGTGCGCTGCTTCACCAACCCGGGCTTCCCACGGACGCTGTGGATGCTGTCGCTGCTTGAGCTCCGGGTCAGGTTGGAGCTCATGGAGGATGAGGTCGGGGTGTAGCAGATGGTCTTCAGGAAGTCTTTTGAGAAGTGACTGGTGTGGTCTGGGCGGCAGAGGAAGAGCGGGGGGCTCTTCAGTGGGGCTCCTTCTGACGGAGGGGGGCCAGCCTCGGGCTTCTCGTCGCCCTGGGCCTGGCCAGGCAGAGCCGGGTCCTGGCTCTCCTCGGGGATGCTGGCCTCCAGCCTGCTGGCGGGGCCATCCTTGCAGGGGGCCGCCAGGTCGGCCGGCGTGCCCTTCAGCCTCTCTAGTTCTTTGGTGTGCTTGCGGACCAAGCCCGCCTTCTGCAGCTGGATGATGGATTCCTGGTGCTGCATCAGGTAGCTGTTGGCTGTCGGTTTCTCGGCTTCTTTACTGAACAGGAGCCGCAGGTCCTTGGCTGGCTTCGGATCTTTCTTGGGTGGCGAGTCGTCCTTCGCTACTTCCATGTTGGGAGCGTTCTTAACACAGTGAGAATTCTTCAAAAGGAGGGACTTTGGTAGGACTTTGTGAGTCTCTCTGGAAGGTTCCAAAAGGCTGGCTGGTAGCTCTGGGGCAGCCGCAGCCCCAGGGCTACTGATGTCTGGCCTCCTCGAGCCTGCTGGTGGTAGGCATGGGGGAGTTTCGGTTGGGCCAGAGGACAGTTTCTCTGAAGCTCGGGACCTGCTGGCCACATGGGCCATGGGGGAAGACGTGAGGTGGGGCAGGAAGGTGGGCTGGGTGCAGATGGCGGGAGCACCGGGGTTCTTGCATCGCTCCCCGAAGGCCTCGGGAATCCCGCTGGCTGCAGGGTACATGCAGTCGGCGCAGGATTTGTAGGAAGGCTTCACTTTGTTAAGGATCCCAAAGATCGCATCGTGCTGAAAAGGACAAGAACATCGTGAGGGCGTGACGCAAGCCTAAGCCCGAAAAGTACAagaagggcaggaggcagggctggggcaggcacTGGGCTGGCAGTGCTCTCACTTCAGCTGGGGCTGGGATACGGCCCTCTCGGAACCCATATGACCGTGACTAATGCAGGTTAGGGATGAGTTAGAGACACTGAATCGAACTTCCCGGAAGCTACGAGCCCACAGTCCTGGGCAAACCTTCGGCGACATGGCCAGGAGCAGGGCCTCCAAGGGCCTCCCTTCTCAACTCCGCCTCCGCCACTTGCACCAAATGACCCTCTCCAGCCTCTGGTGTTGCCTGGAAACCAGAGTGACTTCGCCTCACCCCTTCCCCTCGCGGCCTCGTGAGAATTAGCGAAATAACATTTCTGGCACCGTAACTGTGTCTCCCCTCCAGAAACGGTCCGGAGTCTGCAGCCTGAAGACAGCCCCCTTCCTGTCTGGCACAACAGAGCGTGGCTCAAGGAACCACCATCTAACTGTGCTCTTCACAGAGAGGTGGCCAAAGGCAGAAACGGTTCGGGAAAGACTCTAATACAGACCCAAACACGGGTGCCCACGACCCCGAGGAGGGGGCCAGGCAGACGTGGGTTTCATACACCAGTGGAAAGCACGTTTGCACCACTTCCCAAGAAACGCCCTGCCTCTGGTCACTGGGGGTCTCTGCGAGCTCAACGTGGGCCTCTCCATCCCGCCCTCCTCCTGATGGGCAGGCCAAGCCCTCACTCCCTCATGCGCCCATCGAAAGGCACCagggctgctcctctgggccaAGACCCAGCCGAGAACCGCAGAAGTGGAGGCAAGAGGGTGACTCTCTTCCCTCGCGAGTTGTTTCACTGTGAGACTCCTGAGGCGGTTGAAAACCAAGCCTTCTTGGCAAAAGGTTTCTCCCTGCCCCTCTGTTGTGTCAGGGACCCGTACCATCCTGTGTGGCAGCCCGAGGTCCCCGCAAGCTAAGGAGTCAGGGTCCGGTCCAGTCCTGGAGGAGTCAATGGGAAACCCAGCCCCGATTCCTGGAGGCTTGCAAGGGGGCGTGTGGAGAGCGTCTGGTGGGGCAAGTAGGGGGCCAGGTCTCCTGCAGGACCCTAACCTGGTCAGGATTCCTGGGGCTGGTTTCCAGGTCGACCAGTGGGGCTTGGTCACCCCTGTGGTGAGGACCGGACACAGACATTTTCCTGAAGCTTTGACCAAAGTGTCTATATGTTTgtttcttctaaaacttttagAATCTAACGTTCTAAACCGTGGTAAAATCTACCACGGTGGGAGATTTGAGAGCACCTTTCAGAGCTCACGGGGAGACAAGGGAGGAGGGAATTCATTCATCCAGCTCCTACTTAGGGAGCACGCCTGTCCTGTGCCAGGCCTTGCACTGGGCGCAGGGGCTACGAGCAAGACAGTCCCTGCCCGCCGAGGGCCCTGTCTCTGGATGCCTCCTAAGCTGTGCATTTCGGTCCCTGTCCCATCCTCTGAGCCACCCCCATCTCAGATGCCTGGCTTCCATCTCACCCCATCAGTCTGCCTGCAGACCACTGCCAGAGGGGCCTTGTCACCAACCACCTAACGCCCTCCCATGCTTCCCAGCGCCCTGGGAGGACACGCGCAGGGCCCTGCCATCATGCCCCAAGGCCCCGCGTGCCCGGCCACCTGTCCAGCTGCGCCTCAGCCACTGCCCCTCAGCCAGGCCAAGCTTTCCACCCTCAGGGGCCTGGGCCCAGAAGATTCTCCTCCTGGCTCTCTGCGCGGCCAGCTCCGtctcatcccctcccctcccaccttacCCGTGTCACCACACCGAGCACcacctgtatgttttctttgttacaTCCTTACATGTTTACCTCCCATCTCCCTGTAAGACCACGTGTGCTGAACTACCTTACAGCTGTACCCCCTCACCAATCTGGCCCCGGAGTTAATAAACACAACTTGAACAAGTGAATGGATGCCTGTCTCTAGGTCCTAGTCCCTAGATAATGTCACCCATCCACACTCTGGCCAGAAAAAGAAGGCTGGGTCCTTCGTTTATCTTCTTATCCAGGCTTCTCTCGTGGTCCCCGTTCTACGACTCACAGCTACGTCATCTCGGACCAACCGAGGTACCACTGTCCCGGACAGAGAGGTTTTATATCATCTATCTTGATGGGCATTTGCTCTTTAAAGGGAAGGTGAGCGGTGAGGGAAATTCGAGAGTAATTACTATTCAGTTTGGAATCTGGGTCCTGATTTGGAGTACGGGAGATTTAACTTCCCAGTTTTGTTTGCATTATAACGTGATGATGGCGAACTCTCTGTACAAGGGGATGCCTCTATCTGCCTCCGCAGTGCTCTTACTAGAGAATCACAGCTGGCCCAGGAGGTGGGTGGTCAGGCCATGGGAAATGAAGCTTCCTGCCCCCGGGCCAGGGCGAGCCAGCAGCAGAGCAGAGGGCAGAACCCAAGACCAGGCAACAGAGGACGTCCCTCCACAAAACCAGCCTCCACGCGTGGGCCACTTGGAGGAGGAAAAAGGCTGGAGGAATTCTTGATTTTCTGAGCAAGTGGCAGGTTGAGGCAAAAGCCCTGTTGCAAATAACCCACGAAGTATGAGAGCTACAAGGGACTGCTGGAGTTAATTAAGCATTAGAGTCCGAGTTGCAAGGCTAGATACTTGATGATGTCGGCTTTTTCAAGGTGGCGGCGGTGTTATGGTTCTAGGTTATAAACGGAAGCGTTTGGGATGGAAACGACAGATCTGGGATTTGATTTGTTTCAGGAGAATCCAGGGTATGGGAACGAGGATGGGGGTGAGACGAAAGGAAGAAAAGCCATACACTGGTAAAGGCTGAAGCTGAGTGAGAAGTTAcatgttttgtggggtttttttggccatggcttgtggcatgcgggatcttaattccctgaacccgggccccctgcagtggaagcgcggagtcctaaccaccggaccgccaggaaattcccataagttatatgttttatgttttacataagaaaaaaggaaagactttGAAACTCTGCCTCGGACGTGAATGAGGCACCGGGGTGAAGAGGGCGTGGGGGATGGTCACCATTCCCCAGGGGTCCCGGGTCCTCCGTCGTCTACCATCCCCGTCGGCCTGCAGAATCGCACGGAAAGCCACCCACTGAGCTGGCAGAGGCAGCTGTTGCGGGGCTGCCCCCGGGGCAGAAATGGCGTGCGTGCCGCCACCCCCTCGCGGCCCCAGGCCTACCTCGAAGTCGTCCGGGCAGCTCctcttgctgttgttgttatttaggTTTTCCCAATTCAGCAGGTTATCGAGCTCAGTAACAGGCTGCCCCCACTTCCCTGCTCCCGGGGCCTCCTCCCTTTCCATCTCCTCCACCTGTGGCGACGCGCCACCCCGGGCGTGGGGGCTCCCAAACTCTGGTTTCTTCTTCACTTCCTTCTCACAGAGTCCAGGACCTCCTGGGGCGTGTCCGGCCGGCTTGGATGCCTCTGCCGGCTGAGCGGCTTCTTCCAGCAGAGCATCCCTCTCCAGATCCTCCAGGTGGACCCAGCCGCCCGTCTCGTCTCTGGGGCAGTGCAACAGGGGGTCTGAGAGTCGCCGGAGACAGCAGGGGAGAGCGGGTCCCCCCGGGGTCCCGCTGCCCGGGAACCCAGGCTGGGCGGCGGCGTCCAGGCAGGGCGGCTGGGCTTCCGGGCTGCCGTCCAGGGTCTCCGGCAGGAAGTCCCCAGGCCCCGCTGGGTCATCCACAGGCTGCTGGCGCCACAGCTTGTTGTGCCGTTGTTTGCtggggaaggaaggcagaggaaggtCAGCAGACGCCAGTGCCCAAGGGTcctgggaggaagggggtggggagccaGCAAGGGGCAGTCCAAGGCCCGGGTGGACACCAGGGGCTCACCTGGGTAAAGCCTCTCTCGGTTCATTGACCCCCAAGAAATTCGAGAATGACGGAAATAGCCTTAGGACCCTAAGTCATCATGGCTCCCGTACATATGGCATCCCGCACGTATGACCCATGTGGGATCACGTAAACAACTTTGTCATGTGATAAGGATATCGCAGACATGGGAAGGGGGTCTGGACCTGGAATCCTATCATGATCCTAGTGTCCCAGCTCTCCTGGCGAACCTGGTCATGCCACGGATGTTCcgtctctgtttccccatctgtcaaataAGAAACCCCATCCTCTCCTACTTACGTCGTAGGGAAGTAACGCGGATCAAAGTAGAGAGTCGATAAAGACTTATACACACTAACGCGACCATGTAAACACGTAATGCACCTGAATAAAGCTGGGGAGATGCcagaaaattggaaatatttgTGTAGGTCAGAGAGATTACaggtcagtttttaaaataagtcttcTAATGCTGTGTTATTACTTTTATGACACATTTCTTAAACgtgagggttaaaaaaaaaaaagaagaaagaggctcAGAGTGAAATCAGGTAAGTGAGTCGCCTCCATTAACCTCAGAGGATCACCAACATCCAGGGTGGCGACGGTTAAGAGGAGAAAGAAGTAAACATAGAAGGACGTGCAAACTAAGGGTCTGCTGTTGCTCTTCAATGCGAGGGAGCAACACGGTCATTCACGGCCGTCTGCTCTGTGTGCACGTTCCGCGCAAGGCCAAGTGGGCCCGCAGACGGGGCTATAATTCAAGGTCAGTGCTGTGCTGCTGTGAACCTGGCCTGGCAACCCCTGGTGGGCCTGCAAACCCCTGATGGCAGCAAATGACTGAAGGGCTACCGGAGGCGAGAGCAGAAtgtgccccttcctcctcccccgcTGTCCCCCTCGGCCCTGCCTGAGCACCTGTCCAGCTGCTCTCTGGTTGACAGTGAAGGAGTCCAGAGATGTCCGGAGCTGTTCTCCAGACCCGCCAGCTGCTTCCCCAAACGTGGCCAAGAAGCTGGTGGACTTAGCCTGTGGCCTCCTCACAACACCAGGCAGAAACAACCCAGCGAGGCCTTGGACAGATTGAACAGAAAAGGAACAGGGGGAAAGTGAGTCCCTAAGTCCAGCAGCGATCCACCTGGGGTCACTGGGGGACCCCTCCATGGGGGCAGGATCACCTTGCACGGGAGCCCCAGAGGCTGACAGACCCGGGCGTGCCCCCCGATCCCTGGGCCGCCCACTGGCTGTGTGACATGGGACACCTTAACCTCCAGCGTCAGTTCCTTACTCCCCACAAATGGGGGATCCCCTGTCCTCTGCAGACCTTTTTcatggtggggtgggtgggtggaggtggtgggTAGAGAATTACAAAGCAGCTATGTCATCACTGACCGTGAGCCGGGTCTAGCGAAACAGCTGCACGGTGCTCGTGGAAATTTTACAACAATCCTATCGGGGGATTAGTTCTTAACTCGTCAGAGGAGActgaggcgggggtgggggggaagattGATGAGCTTCCCCTGAGCTACCAGCTCGTCAGCGGTGGGCCCAGGGCTGCCTCTGCAGTCCCTGGAGCTGCCCTGCGGTGAAGCCTGGCACGggcttggcacagagcaggtgctcaggaaaCGGGGCAGCCCCGGGCCGAGACTCACACGGAGTCCTGCCTTGGATTAGAAGCCGTGCCCTGCTCCCTCCAACTGCAAAACAGCTTTACGTGCCAACACAATAAGCACAGATccctcctggaaaccactaatcaaACCCCAAACAATCGTTGTTTTTCTCAAACCAGCTCCCCCCGACCCCAAGAGGCAGGATTTTGGCTGTGGAAGCCACCGCTGGGCCAAACGGGAGCATGGCTGGGATGTGGCCGGCAGCCCCGGCCGGCTGGGCGGCAGGGCTTCTGGAGCTCGGCTCTGCCAATTCTTCTCTGCAGACAGGCACCCACCTGGCGTCCAAGATGCCTTCATACTCAGACAGCTGCCTCATAAAGCCCGCGTTGGGGCGTGTGATGCTGCGCTTTTGCTTCACGTAGTTGTAGGCTTTCTCCAGGGGCCAGCCAAATTCCTTCATCGCGTAGGCTATGACCGTGGAAGCAGAGCGACTGACGCCCATTTTGCAATGTACCAGGCACTTGGAGTGGTTCCTCCTGCAgccgtgggggtggggggagaagacaAAAGTTGATACAACTGCATTCTCTCAGGTCCGGCAcaatggatcttttttttttaaaccctgaaGTTATCTCATTGCCCAAACCCTCTGAGGTCCTGATGTTTAGGCAGCAGACGTCCACACACCCTCAGTAGGAAATAACTTCACTTCAAAATCAATTAGCATACAATGGGAAATCAAGATCaatctggcctggcctggccaagTTTTGCAGGGAGAAAGCTCCCCATTCGGGCGCCTTCCCAGGTGGCTGGGATCGGCCGGGAGACCAGAGCCCCCCAGGCGTGAAGCAACTGGGCAGCAAAAGGGGTATTTGCACAAGCTACTCACTCAGCTGCTAGAGCAGATGGAGACAGGGAGCAGGTTACTGTAGAGAAACAGGGTCAGCGAACTGAAAGCCACCAGGCCCCTGGCAGAGAGAGTGCCTCGGCAGACAGGAGAGTCAAGGAGCCAGCGTGAGTCCGCAGCACTTGACTTGGCCACCAGAGAAAGAAGCCAAAGAAAACAGATGGGCCGATAGGCTTTTTGTAGGGAGACGGTACCAGCCCAGGCGAGGCTGATGTAACAGACATGGCAAGGCCAGGAACACTGTTGCTCTAGCTGTCGCCTGCTCACAAAGGTGAGGGGCACCAGGCTAGGGAGGGCTGCACCCGTGAAAGTTTATTTGTACAGGAGGTAGGCCGGCCAGCCTGCCTGTTTACATTAGAAGCAGCACACCTGCTCGGCGGGAGCAGGCTCATTTCCTATACCCCAAGCTTAAAGTTCATCCTCAAACCTCAGGGGTTTTTTTGGACTGCCAAAGTCTATCCCCCAGGAACCCAGGGGAACTAAGATTTGGTCCTACATCATGGAGCTTTGACCTGGGTGCAAAGCAGAAGAGGAAGTGTCTCTTGAGAGCATCTCAAAGAGTTGTCTCTTTCTGGTCCTGACTTCAGTGAGACAGAGCTGTTCCACAGGAGAATAAGGTGAGGACAAAAGACACGTGACAGCAGTGACAGGCTCGGGGCAGTGGGGACCTCTGATGGTCCATCCCATTCTACGTGAACAGGAGTCACACTAACGCAGGTGGAGGTGGGCCACAGCTCAGGGCATCTGCCCGAGTAGATTTCTGAGTAGATTTCTCCAGGGAAGCAGCCCCAAAGGTGCTCTGAGTCATGTACGATCCGCccgccctcctctctcctctggctcTGTGACTCCCCATGCACAGAGCTCCCAAGAGTGTCCGCTTGGTACAGGGGCCTTGCCTGCAGCCAGGGCTAATGACGAAACGGGGGTCAAATGTCACGGCAGGTGAAAGAGAACGAGCTCATCTGGGGACCCCTGGAGAAGATCAATGACTTGGCCCTTTCGATGCTTGGGGTCCAGCACTCTAAAACCAGAGGCCCATCAGACGTCACAGGCCCCTCAAGCCAGGAGGCAGCTGTGTCTGGGGTCACCATTAATGTCTGCCCACCCTGCAGCTGCCGGTCAGCTTCTTCCCCAGCCTGGTTTCTCTGACTTCTCCGCCCACTTACTTTGCTTTGTTTATAAAATGGTACGCCTCGTTCCAGTGGGCGAGGAGGTCTGTGGTCTCTTCATCATAGACTCGGATGTTATGATACGCAAATAAGCCAGGgaaaaaattatctatttctctaGTGACGTTTAAAATGTAGTCAACactgcaataagaaaaaaaaaaaaagaacaaattggaGAATCAGAATGTGGATCGACAAAAACCAAAGTAACGACAAACTGAGCAGAGAAAAGattaaatacacatttataaaGGGTCTGTGTTTTTATGGCAGGACTTCATAGTGGTGGTCTTTGGGGTTTTTGTGGTATCTTCTAAATACCCTCTACATGATGAGAATACattatatttatgataaaaaacaaatttctgcCTAAAAGACTTATAAAAAGAAAGCTCCACTCAAAGCATTGCTGAGTAACGTTGATTCTGGAAAGTAATCACACGTATCACCTAAATACATTTCTTAACTCCTTTGAAGTTTCAAAATTCGTAACTATTACGAGTATacagaggcttttaaaaaaataaaataaaaccaggtcttccctggtggtgcagtggttgagagtccacctgccgatgcaggggacgtgggttcgtgccccagtccgggaagatcccacatgccgcggagcggctgggcccgtgagccatggccgctgagcctgcgcgtctggagcccgtgctccgcaatgggagaggccacaacagcgtgaggcccgggagaggccacaacagtgagaggcccgcgtacagcaaaagaaaaataaataaataaataaaaccaacgTCTCCACTTTTAAGTAGTTAAAAAGCTGAATGTATCCATCCATTTTTTATGTCCTTGGGAACTGCCTTAACTCCTTTTTGAAACAAGGCaggctgtaaataaataaatagttgggAGGGTCTGCTAACCCAGCTAACTCAGGTTCTATAGTTCTCTAACCTTAATACTTACATTCCTGGAAGACAAACATAACTTCAGGAGTTTGAAAACACCTCAAATAGATTTCATAAGAGCAATATTTAtaaatgctttggaaaaaaaagaaaaacctttaaaatcatttatttattcccagCAAGATAAAGCATGGACAGCATCACCCTATACTTTAAGATCACTTTCTCTTGAAAGAACACATCTTAACCAGTAGttctaaagatatattttaagattttgtttagTCTTGACTTTTAAATGCAGTAATTCAAGAATGCCATCATGTCAGACCCACAGGATGGTGATTTTGTggctgtgttgttttttttaaaaaatgtccagaCATCTGTTCTTGAAGGTCTAGGTTTAAGCATTTTTTATCCCTGCTGCCGAGTCTTTCTCAGATTGAGACAGGCATGTGTTTCTGGCCAACGCTGAGCATTTAGCTGCAAGATTCCCACCAGGCTCAAAAGTACAACCACAGAGAGAACCAGGAGTGGTCCGGGGAGCAGGGTTGCTGACTGGCCCACCGGTAAGTGTGTCCACACTGGTGCTCTCAGCATCTCTgcagggcgggggggtggggggggggctcgtGGCCGCATCAGCACCCAGGCTGTCCTATACTATTTGAGGGTGATTTAGAATCATTCTCCCTGACACACACATTTCTAAACCCCAGTAAAATCTAAAACCCATGAATTATTCAGGAGGTAACATTCTGAAGCACATCTGTTTAGCTATGCAAATCAGGATGGCAGCTGCTTTGGAGACTGGGGTGGGCAAttccaggcaggcaggcagcgcCAGGGCTCGGCTTCGAATGGACGGCTGAGCTGAGTGTTTCTAAGCTGCCTGGAAGGATGAGGGAAGACAAGGGGAGCAGACTCACCCTGAGCCCTGCAGTTCCTCCAGATTGGATGCATTCCATTCAGAGCCCTGGGGGACAGATCACACAAACCCCCGTGAGTGTCACACGTCAGCCTCAGAGCTGCTTACGGGATGCACGGTGTGCGCTAGCCCTGACGGTGATGGCTATCTCATGGGCCCCTGGACTCAGAGGCCGATAAGAGAGCTGATACAAAGAGGCCGATATCAGAGCAGGTTCCCCAGGAGTTCGTGGCACTGTCAGGGAAAGGGGCTGGTTGAGGAAACCCTGCCCCCTCTCATCACTCCCTTTCCTAAGACTCCAGCAGGGTCCTGTCACCAGAGGCAGTGACCTCCGACCTCCCACGCGGGAGAGGGCGCTTTCACATACCACTGATTAGAGCAGGAACTGGTTTACCTTTTCTGGGAAGTATTTGGCAATATTAAAAAAGTTCCCACCCTCTGACCTAGAAATTCCACTTACAAAAAGCTACCCCGAGGAAACACCCAGAATTCGCAGAGGTATATGTACCAGGATATTTACGGTTATTTATAACAAAACAGCAGAAACCACCCAAAGGTCCGACAAGAAGAGATCATATGATGGAGCCGTTAAAATAAATCATACTTTTGGAGGATATTTAATGACACAGGGAAATACCACATAacgaaaaaaaaatttttaaagcaggatacaaaactataTAATCAAACAGTacagttctttccttttctttttcttttttttttaagaagctataaatgcattaaaaaaaaaaacccattagatagaaaaacaaacataccAAAGTGTTACCAGTGACTGCCTCTGGATTTGTGAAATTGAGAATGCTTTTAAGTTTTCTTCCTTCAACTTATATTTCCTAACTTTCTGTAACATGTTTTAACttcatactttaaaaatggtatttaaaaaaaaaccaaacccccCCATTTCTGAGCAGGCAAAGAACACGGAAgggaaaaaccaagaaaaaaacatCACTTTGCTCTTAGGAAATGCAATCGACACAGAGTCACAAACAGCAAAAGCACCCTCTTGGTCTCCCTATAAGCTTCCTTTCCCGAGAGGGTGGACAGCTCCAGatgcaggggctgcaggggcccCGATGGAGCTGGCAGCATGTGGGCACTAGCTGGATTTTCATATTGGAGGGAGAGGCTCAAACATAAAAATTCCTTTAGTATCTCTCATGGAAAAAGTGACATAAAGCACCAAACCACactgaaaaaataacaaaagctcTGCTAAGCCTGTGAGCATCCTCTTGCCGTGATCACCACCTAGTGGAGAGACGGGCCGAGGCGCCTTCA is a genomic window of Lagenorhynchus albirostris chromosome 14, mLagAlb1.1, whole genome shotgun sequence containing:
- the SSH1 gene encoding protein phosphatase Slingshot homolog 1 isoform X2; protein product: MALVTLQRSPTPSAASSSASNSELEAGSDEDRKLNHSLSESFFMVKGAALFLQQGSSPQGQRSLQHPHKHAGDLPQHLQVMINLLRCEDRIKLAVRLESAWAERARYMVVVDSSGRQDTEESILLGVDFSSKESKSCTIGMVLRLWSDTKIHLDGDGGFSVSTAGRMHIFKPVSVQAMWSALQVLHKACEVARRHNYFPGGVALLWASYYESCIGSEQSCINEWNAMQDLESTRPDSPALFADKPTEGERTERLIKAKLRSIMMSQDLENVTSKEIRNELEKQMNCNLKEFKEFIDNEMLLILGQMDKPSLIFDHLYLGSEWNASNLEELQGSGVDYILNVTREIDNFFPGLFAYHNIRVYDEETTDLLAHWNEAYHFINKAKRNHSKCLVHCKMGVSRSASTVIAYAMKEFGWPLEKAYNYVKQKRSITRPNAGFMRQLSEYEGILDASKQRHNKLWRQQPVDDPAGPGDFLPETLDGSPEAQPPCLDAAAQPGFPGSGTPGGPALPCCLRRLSDPLLHCPRDETGGWVHLEDLERDALLEEAAQPAEASKPAGHAPGGPGLCEKEVKKKPEFGSPHARGGASPQVEEMEREEAPGAGKWGQPVTELDNLLNWENLNNNNSKRSCPDDFEHDAIFGILNKVKPSYKSCADCMYPAASGIPEAFGERCKNPGAPAICTQPTFLPHLTSSPMAHVASRSRASEKLSSGPTETPPCLPPAGSRRPDISSPGAAAAPELPASLLEPSRETHKVLPKSLLLKNSHCVKNAPNMEVAKDDSPPKKDPKPAKDLRLLFSKEAEKPTANSYLMQHQESIIQLQKAGLVRKHTKELERLKGTPADLAAPCKDGPASRLEASIPEESQDPALPGQAQGDEKPEAGPPPSEGAPLKSPPLFLCRPDHTSHFSKDFLKTICYTPTSSSMSSNLTRSSSSDSIHSVRGKPGLVKQRTQEIETRLRLAGLTVSSPLKRSHSLAKLGSLNLSTEDLSSEADVSTVADSQDARLSESSFLHEPPVAPRNPTATSKPSGKSAPENLKSPSWMSKS
- the SSH1 gene encoding protein phosphatase Slingshot homolog 1 isoform X1, with product MWGNIRKPENSSAEITQGSSRAGLLEAGSDEDRKLNHSLSESFFMVKGAALFLQQGSSPQGQRSLQHPHKHAGDLPQHLQVMINLLRCEDRIKLAVRLESAWAERARYMVVVDSSGRQDTEESILLGVDFSSKESKSCTIGMVLRLWSDTKIHLDGDGGFSVSTAGRMHIFKPVSVQAMWSALQVLHKACEVARRHNYFPGGVALLWASYYESCIGSEQSCINEWNAMQDLESTRPDSPALFADKPTEGERTERLIKAKLRSIMMSQDLENVTSKEIRNELEKQMNCNLKEFKEFIDNEMLLILGQMDKPSLIFDHLYLGSEWNASNLEELQGSGVDYILNVTREIDNFFPGLFAYHNIRVYDEETTDLLAHWNEAYHFINKAKRNHSKCLVHCKMGVSRSASTVIAYAMKEFGWPLEKAYNYVKQKRSITRPNAGFMRQLSEYEGILDASKQRHNKLWRQQPVDDPAGPGDFLPETLDGSPEAQPPCLDAAAQPGFPGSGTPGGPALPCCLRRLSDPLLHCPRDETGGWVHLEDLERDALLEEAAQPAEASKPAGHAPGGPGLCEKEVKKKPEFGSPHARGGASPQVEEMEREEAPGAGKWGQPVTELDNLLNWENLNNNNSKRSCPDDFEHDAIFGILNKVKPSYKSCADCMYPAASGIPEAFGERCKNPGAPAICTQPTFLPHLTSSPMAHVASRSRASEKLSSGPTETPPCLPPAGSRRPDISSPGAAAAPELPASLLEPSRETHKVLPKSLLLKNSHCVKNAPNMEVAKDDSPPKKDPKPAKDLRLLFSKEAEKPTANSYLMQHQESIIQLQKAGLVRKHTKELERLKGTPADLAAPCKDGPASRLEASIPEESQDPALPGQAQGDEKPEAGPPPSEGAPLKSPPLFLCRPDHTSHFSKDFLKTICYTPTSSSMSSNLTRSSSSDSIHSVRGKPGLVKQRTQEIETRLRLAGLTVSSPLKRSHSLAKLGSLNLSTEDLSSEADVSTVADSQDARLSESSFLHEPPVAPRNPTATSKPSGKSAPENLKSPSWMSKS